From Veillonella dispar, one genomic window encodes:
- a CDS encoding trimeric intracellular cation channel family protein has protein sequence MDIIWYIFDMIGTIAFAVSGALVGVSRKMDIFGMTVLALATAIGGGIVRDVLLGYFPPNSLRNIVYVTVVLVVTVIVFLIYNSRYRKHAMGPRSRASYLLADALGLASFTVTGASAGFKLYPELPIFIVLLGTITAVGGGIIRDMLAQRIPSVLKEDVYALPSIIGGIVYYLMVTSSWDNMAVYGAFTVVLVIRLLALKYNWSLPKVGKTKPVAK, from the coding sequence ATGGACATTATTTGGTATATATTTGATATGATTGGCACCATTGCCTTTGCTGTATCCGGTGCACTCGTTGGGGTATCCCGGAAGATGGATATATTTGGTATGACTGTCCTTGCATTGGCTACTGCTATTGGTGGTGGTATTGTACGGGACGTGTTGCTCGGCTATTTTCCGCCGAATTCATTGCGAAATATAGTGTATGTTACCGTTGTTTTAGTGGTAACTGTTATCGTGTTCTTGATTTATAACAGCCGATATCGCAAGCATGCGATGGGACCTCGTAGTCGAGCTAGTTACTTGTTGGCCGATGCGTTAGGATTAGCATCATTTACCGTAACAGGTGCTTCGGCAGGTTTTAAACTCTATCCAGAGTTGCCTATCTTTATTGTGTTGCTCGGTACAATCACTGCTGTTGGTGGCGGTATTATCCGCGATATGTTGGCGCAACGCATCCCATCTGTTTTGAAAGAGGATGTATATGCCTTGCCTAGTATTATTGGAGGCATCGTTTATTATCTTATGGTTACATCGAGTTGGGACAATATGGCCGTATATGGTGCTTTCACAGTAGTACTCGTTATCCGTCTACTGGCCCTCAAGTACAATTGGAGTCTGCCTAAGGTAGGAAAAACCAAGCCGGTTGCGAAATAA
- a CDS encoding DUF4127 family protein translates to MTNKWLKVALMAAAIATGTSIKIDAETVLYVPQDDRPVSLQYTVDTAREAGMTILTPPQNLISGKNYQGQADQIMAWVEQNAGRADVMVLSTDTLIYGGLVDSRKHNIPLTTLESRLKRIESLKARNKKVRIYGFGTVMRSPRASGGGTEPAYYAEYGPTIFQIAALQDKLDSGSLTQEETQKLMSLQASVPVEYLQDWFDRRQKNMKINKELIDETRSGVFDYFALGHDDTSQLSQSALEGRYLSKYSKDIPAEKYGSFPGADQLGLLLMARSRTDESTEKPTFSVIYPLGGGGKTLPGYEDQTIDKTIAQHVEAVGGTMVTQGKPTVLLAVNTPLTTSTGESESFENFPMISNSTNAFVDRIQQAVDSGVNVSVADIAYNNGADNTLVSAMYKRDMLYKIGAYNGWNTASNTVGYAIAQGVLLKTMSPEGHRKMLTQQYLDNWAYQANIRKDIYRMQDSIRTDNVRYSGELNERLESYLGERIQDFAEKYLKIDPRTVKATFPWGRLFETDITVYDKPVVPLEKELRLKREAEAKAKAEAEAKAKAEEAAKANGQAAPVQPAQPAKTTAAQTISSVIPVVKQPATTSQGPRLVPTPAVVPGQ, encoded by the coding sequence ATGACGAATAAATGGTTGAAAGTAGCACTTATGGCAGCAGCCATCGCTACTGGTACATCTATTAAAATTGATGCGGAAACCGTGTTGTATGTACCTCAAGATGATCGCCCTGTAAGCTTACAATATACTGTAGATACAGCTCGCGAAGCAGGTATGACTATATTGACACCACCTCAGAACTTGATTTCTGGTAAGAATTACCAAGGTCAAGCAGATCAAATCATGGCTTGGGTTGAACAAAATGCAGGTCGTGCTGATGTGATGGTATTGAGTACAGATACGCTTATTTATGGTGGTCTTGTAGACTCTCGTAAACACAACATTCCACTTACTACATTGGAAAGCCGTTTAAAACGTATTGAATCCTTAAAAGCTCGTAATAAAAAGGTGCGTATTTATGGTTTTGGCACTGTAATGCGTTCTCCACGTGCTAGTGGGGGCGGCACTGAACCAGCTTATTATGCGGAATACGGTCCTACTATCTTCCAAATTGCAGCATTGCAAGATAAATTAGACTCTGGCTCCTTAACACAAGAGGAAACTCAAAAATTGATGAGCTTACAAGCCTCTGTTCCTGTAGAATATTTACAAGACTGGTTTGACCGCCGTCAAAAAAATATGAAAATCAACAAAGAGTTGATCGACGAAACTCGTAGCGGTGTATTCGATTACTTTGCATTGGGCCATGATGATACATCTCAATTGTCCCAATCTGCATTAGAAGGTCGTTACTTAAGTAAATACTCTAAGGATATTCCTGCTGAGAAATATGGTAGCTTCCCTGGTGCCGACCAACTTGGGCTCTTGTTGATGGCTCGTTCTCGTACAGATGAAAGTACAGAAAAACCTACATTCTCTGTAATTTACCCACTCGGTGGTGGCGGCAAAACATTGCCAGGTTACGAAGACCAAACGATTGATAAAACAATTGCTCAACACGTTGAGGCCGTAGGTGGCACTATGGTGACACAAGGTAAACCAACTGTGTTGTTAGCAGTAAATACACCACTTACTACAAGCACTGGTGAATCTGAAAGCTTCGAGAACTTCCCGATGATTTCTAATTCTACAAATGCTTTTGTAGATCGAATTCAACAAGCTGTTGATTCTGGTGTAAACGTAAGCGTTGCTGATATTGCCTATAACAATGGTGCGGACAATACATTAGTATCTGCTATGTACAAACGTGATATGTTATACAAAATCGGTGCGTACAATGGTTGGAATACCGCAAGTAATACGGTAGGCTACGCCATTGCGCAAGGGGTATTGCTCAAAACTATGAGCCCAGAAGGTCACCGCAAAATGTTGACTCAACAATATTTGGATAACTGGGCGTACCAAGCAAATATCCGCAAAGATATTTACCGTATGCAAGACTCTATTCGCACAGATAATGTGCGTTATTCTGGTGAGTTAAATGAACGTCTTGAAAGCTACTTAGGCGAACGAATTCAAGACTTCGCTGAAAAATATCTCAAAATCGATCCTCGTACAGTAAAAGCTACATTCCCTTGGGGTCGTCTATTCGAAACAGATATCACTGTTTACGACAAACCAGTGGTACCTCTTGAAAAAGAATTGCGCTTGAAACGTGAAGCAGAAGCGAAAGCTAAAGCTGAGGCAGAAGCTAAGGCTAAGGCTGAAGAAGCAGCTAAAGCGAATGGTCAAGCTGCGCCAGTACAACCTGCTCAACCAGCAAAGACAACAGCTGCTCAAACTATATCATCTGTAATTCCAGTAGTTAAACAACCGGCTACAACATCTCAAGGTCCACGCCTTGTGCCAACACCTGCAGTTGTACCTGGTCAATAA